The segment ACGCcccaaaaaaaagtaatttccaaCACCTTTGTGGGATGGGGGTGAGGGCTGAGAGGGGAGGGGTGGGGGTATAGCTCACCCTGATGCAGCTCCACTGCCACGCAGGCCTGGCTGACGGAGATCCATGAGTACGCCCAGAAGGACGTGGTCATCATGCTGCTGGGCAATAAGGTGCGTGCAGGGTCCTGCTTCACCCCGTGCTGTGCTGTGACATGCCAGCCCTGCTCTTGCCATCCCTGGTTCTGCGGAGGGATGGGGCTCAGTGGGTGCTCTGTCTGCCAGCTGGGTGCACCCTCTGCcagtctcttctgctttctgggCTCAGCCAGGACCAGAGGTGACCCCAGAGGCCTGGGGGTATCATAGGGGGCCGCGGCAGCCAGTGTCACGGGCAGCCAGTGGAGGGCAGCATGAGGCTGAGGCTCCCAGTATGGGATGATCCCAGTAAGGGATGCTGCTGGGTATGGGATGTCCACCCATGTCCTGgatgcacccccagatcccagGTAGCCCCAAGTCCCAGACACCCAACCAGGTCCCAGACTCTTTCTGGGGGTTCCAGATGCTGCTGGGTGCAGGCGATTGGCTGCCCCTTGAATCCTGGATGATGCTGGGTGCTTGCTGCCCAACAGTGTACCAGAAGCCCCCATGGGTCCTGGATGTCTGCTTGCCAGATGTCCCCAAGATGCCAGTTGGCTTTGGTGTGTGGTGACACTTTTCTTCCCTTGGCAGGCTGATGTGAGCAGCGAGAGGGCTGTGAGGACGGAGGATGGAGCGTCACTGGCCAGGGTGAGCTATGCCAGGGTCAGACCCAGCTGTAGCCCCCCAGACAGCTGCACATTCCTCAGGGTCCCCGTGCAGCCATTCTACCCCTCTGGTGGGTACCCAGACCCACTGGCTCTACCACAGGCATCATGGCAGTCGCACACAAAACCTGGGGCaaggcagggagggggtggCACCTTGTCCCCAAGCTTTGGCCAAGGGACAGGGACAATTTGGAGGGGCAGAAGGGTATTTTGGGGCTGGCTGCTGATGGGGCCATGCTGTCCTTGCAGGAGTACGGGGTGCCTTTCATGGAGACAAGTGCCAAGACGGGTATGAACGTGGAGCTGGCCTTCCTGGCTGTTGCCAAGTGAGTACCTGGGGGACAAGGGACCGAATGAGGGAGGtggcccctgcagccccactgCCCCTCACACTGGCACTGGAGGGGGCGGGTGGCAGTAACACGGCCCCACCACCCCAGGGAGCTGAAGCAGCGCGCGGTGCAGCCGCTGGATGAGCCCCGCTTCCAGATCCACGACTACATCGAGTCGCAGAAGAAGAAATCCAGCTGCTGTGCCTTTGCCTGAGAGCAGCTGGGAGGAGCTGGGTGGTAGAGCAGGGGCCAAATCCTGCCCTCCAGCGCCCAAGGAAACCAGAATGACAAGCCAAGCATGGAGGGGACAATACGGCAGAATGGAGCATGCACGAGGAGAGACATCACCCCAGTGCTGGGATCCAGGGGCTGGATCCTGCTGCCTTGCGGGACCATGTCTGAAGCTCACTGCTGCTGTCAGCTTTTGTCCTCCTGCCACCACCAGGGCAGCGATGTTCCCATTGCGTGTTTCCCGGTTCtgctggagggaagggctgGGATAGCAAAGTGTCTGGCCAagcctgctccctgcccctgCAGCTGGTGTGAGAAATAAAGCTCCCTGAGAGCACCCAAGTGACACGTAGGACACTTCTAGTACACGTGGCAATATGgaaaaacctttattttcccCCTCTTGTAGCTGCGGGAATGAGAGACCTTTTTTTTTGAATAACAAGaaaaacctttttgttttcaatccCTCCAGACAAAATCATCTCTGGCCCCACACACGCTGGAGCTGGTGGGGtggatggggatgggggtgaGGGCCCAGACTTCTGTGCGTGCTGgttcccaggccaggctggggtTCTCTCCCGTCGCTGCACACGTAATGCAACagcttgttcctgctgctggcaaATAGCAACTGAAACCCACTCTCTGGAGAGCAAATGCCTGAGATGCTTCAGCCAGCAAATGCTGCTTCGTTGGTTCAGTGGGGCACAGGGTGCAAGGCTCATGTCCCATGTCTCTGTGCATCCCTGGTGAGCGCTACCTGGGATGGTGACATGGTGAATATTTGGTTATGTAGCTGAAGAGCTGATGTGGAGGGCAGCTGAGAAGGCCATGGGACTGGCCAGCACATCCGTCCCTGCCAGCACCTTCCCTGGCCCTGCACCCAAGCTGCTCGTCTCTCACTGGCCCCAGTGCCTCCttcacctctgctctgctcccggGTCTCTCTTTGCAAGTTTACAGATTAAAGCTGGGTATTTTCGAGGCTTTGCATCTgcctgttttggtttttttattgtgtGAGAAATCCCTGCCCTGGGTCTGCGACGTGGGAGGCTGCTGCACCCAGGCACTGCAGAGcaggggggccggggggggcccTGGAGCAGCTGTCGGGAGGGGGAAGCACCCACGGTCCTTTCCTCTCCACCAGAGCTTTCATTGCACATTTCAGACAGTCCAAAGGTGAGAGGGGAAGAGTAAACATGGCCTGTTAAATTAAAGCCAACCTCCTCCCCTGCTGTTCtcatggtgcggagtccagcaTTCCCCAAATAACTCTGTCTTCCCACCAATGGCATTGCTGCTGCCGCTTGGCTGATGTCTGCAAAAAATGCTGGATGGCTTCAACACAAACAGACGTTGGCTCTTTTCTACTTTCCCCCCTCCAGCCTGAGCTCCTTTAACGTCACATCAAGCTGCAAAGGGCcatggcaggaggaggcagctggagtGTGACGGTGCTGCCTGCATCCTGCCATCCCATGGGTGCTACCGGGGTCTGCCAGACCTAAAACTAGCTCTGGCTGTTTcctttgttgctgcttttcttccttatcACGGTCCCAAGCTCAAACTAGCTCTCTTGAAGCTGAGTTTTGTTTCCTGACTTAGGGCAGCATTCTCAAAAAGTCCCCCCCCCGCAAAACATGTAGGCTCGTGGGACTGTGCAGCTCGCAACCCCCTTGCCAATTGAAGGGCTGTGCCACATTGATGCCTCAGACGATGGACACCCCCAGTACTGGGGCCATACACCGACACACTTGCCctggttttcttctctgcaggCATTTGCTGCCGGCTGCCGTGGGATTCTTCTCCAACGCCTTTCTCAGGGCTGAGCAGCCGTGGGCGAATGCTCAGCCAAGTGGAGGAAACAAATGAGCCCACCCTCTGCTCCCAGCTCGGCCCCGCAGAGCTGGAGCATGGCCACCCCCTAGCACATGGGGGTTTCTCAGCCACTtgatgtccctgcagcagggatCTGGTGCAGAACTGCCCTGGAGGGACGTGTCCTGCAATGTCCTGCTGCTGTCACCTTGCTTGCCTGCCTGAGGCACAGTTAGACGTGATCCTGGCTGTCCCAGGATCTTTGATCAGCCTGAACTTCAGTCCTGAAGCCTGGC is part of the Columba livia isolate bColLiv1 breed racing homer chromosome 18, bColLiv1.pat.W.v2, whole genome shotgun sequence genome and harbors:
- the RAB37 gene encoding ras-related protein Rab-37 isoform X5, with product MSGPGGAAASGTPPAGSGDTPAGNGDTPALPRDYELAGKNKVVAVDGVKVKLQIWDTAGQERFRSVTHAYYRDAQALLLLYDITSKMSFDNIRAWLTEIHEYAQKDVVIMLLGNKADVSSERAVRTEDGASLAREYGVPFMETSAKTGMNVELAFLAVAKELKQRAVQPLDEPRFQIHDYIESQKKKSSCCAFA